A window of Grus americana isolate bGruAme1 chromosome 21, bGruAme1.mat, whole genome shotgun sequence contains these coding sequences:
- the LOC129215959 gene encoding filamin-binding LIM protein 1-like isoform X2 has translation MFSLGSWLPALPWLAWGWALLDTLLQGLVGACAVSVLCSLLKVYLYIQCLNNPERQAEKEAIRAQWWVLEPLHVVVLTGVLALVGSRVAALVVLEFSLRAISTVLSLSKGAHSSQLYLLCQYSLGCGVSCGLSFLLEGAPHGTCNLLLAAGLAGLLATYARRLARHVCTLYELHSRARYCGICILLLASGHGIPQLLRNALAVTFTVADLAAVALINRDFLSTAEAVRFWTPLTICYTLLVIYMQGSRFTRRCWYGWAASSSSSSLSAVGPTSSTSSSRCWESSGVCSAPASCWRCAGGRSGPSTALAMLPGKVEKRIASSVFITLVPPQREAAAKEKTQRETRSDSAEVPGTHRPRTPPPQHPTLPNGETRPAVPKPSSPPVLVLSEAPQPLSAEALGPALQQLDLAAPASFQEQAGKPQWQDANGYLERDSSRDICAFCHKALGPREPTVEAMRKQYHADCFTCRTCHRLLAGQRYYQKDGRPTCDTCYQATLEKCAKCRGLITERIVRALGKGYHPGCFSCTACGRAIGTESFAVDEQDEVYCVTDFYRKYAAICSACEHPIVPREDKDTYKIECLGRSFHESCYRCESCRTPLSPEPTENGCYPLDDHLLCKSCHIRWRNESSC, from the exons atgttttctctgggGTCCTGGCTGCCGGCGTTGCCCTGGCTGGCATGGGGCTGGGCGCTGCTGGATACGCTCCTGCAAG GGTTGGTGGGTGCCTGCGCCGTCTCGgtgctctgcagcctcctgaAGGTTTATCTCTACATCCAGTGCCTGAA cAACCCGGAGAGACAGGCGGAGAAGGAGGCGATCCGGGCGCAGTGGTGGGTGCTGGAGCCGCTGCACGTGGTGGTGCTGACGGGCGTGCTGGCGCTGGTGGGCTCCCGCGTGGCCGCGCTGGTGGTGCTGGAGTTCTCCCTGCGTGCCATCTCCACCGTCCTCTCCCTCAGCAAG GGCGCCCACAGCAGCCAGCTCTACCTGCTGTGCCAGTACTCGCTGGGCTGCGGGGTGTCCTGCGGCCTCAGCTTCTTGCTGGAAGGGGCTCCCCACGGGACCTGCAACCTGCTGCTggcggcggggctggcggggctgcTGGCCACCTACGCCCGGCGTCTGGCTCGTCACGTCTGCACCCTCTACGAGCTGCACAGCCGAGCACGTTACTGCGGCAtctgcatcctcctcctcgccTCCGGTCACGGCATCCCCCAGCTGCTCCGGAATGCTTTGGCCGTCACCTTCACCGTGGCCGACCTGGCCGCCGTGGCACTCATCAACCGGGATTTCCTCTCCACGGCGGAGGCCGTTCGCTTCTGGACGCCGCTCACCATCTGCTACACGCTGCTGGTCATCTACATGCAAG GCAGCCGGTTTACCAGACGGTGCTGGTACGGATGGGCggcctcttcatcctcctcctcactgtcGGCCGTTGGACCGACGTCCTCCACGTCTTCATCTCGCTGCTGGGAGAGCTCTGGTGTCTGCTCCGCGCCGGCATCATGCTGGAGGTGTGCCGGCGGCAG GTCCGGCCCTTCCACGGCTTTGGCGATGCTGCCGGGGAAAGTGGAGAAGAGGATCGCTTCATCCGTCTTCATCACCCTGGTGCCACCGCAGAGGGAGGCGGCTGCCAAGGAGAAAACCCAAAGGGAGACACGGTCAGACAGTGCCGAGGTCCCGGGCACCCATCGCCCCCGGACCCCACCGCCGCAGCACCCCACGTTACCCAATGGAG AAACCCGCCCAGCGGTCCCCAAGCCTTCGTCCCCGCCGGTCCTCGTTCTCTCTGAAGCGCCCCAGCCCTTGTCTGCAGAGGCGCTGGGTCCggcactgcagcagctggacCTTGCAGCACCTGCCAGCTTCCAG GAGCAAGCAGGCAAGCCGCAGTGGCAGGATGCAAACGGGTACCTGGAGAGGGACAGCTCCAGAG ACATCTGTGCCTTCTGCCACAAAGCGCTGGGGCCCCGGGAGCCGACGGTGGAGGCGATGCGGAAGCAGTACCACGCCGACTGCTTCACCTGCCGGACGTGTCACCGGCTCCTGGCTGGCCAGCGCTACTACCAAAAAGATGGACGCCCCACGTGTGACACTTGCTACCAG gcCACGCTGGAGAAGTGCGCCAAGTGCCGGGGGCTGATCACAGAGCGCATCGTCCGTGCCCTGGGCAAGGGCTACCACCctggctgcttctcctgcaCCGCCTGTGGCCGGGCCATCGGCACCGAGAGCTTCGCTGTGGACGAGCAGGATGAGGTGTACTGCGTGACCGACTTTTACAG GAAATACGCTGCGATTTGCAGTGCCTGCGAGCACCCCATCGTCCCCCGTGAGGACAAGGACACCTACAAGATTGAGTGCCTGGGACGCAGTTTCCACGAGAGCTGCTACCGCTGCGAG agctgcaggaCACCCCTGTCACCGGAGCCAACGGAGAACGGGTGCTACCCCCTGGACGACCACCTCCTCTGCAAGTCCTGCCACATCCGATGGCGAAACGAGTCGTCCTGCTAA
- the LOC129215959 gene encoding transmembrane protein 82-like isoform X7: MFSLGSWLPALPWLAWGWALLDTLLQGLVGACAVSVLCSLLKVYLYIQCLNNPERQAEKEAIRAQWWVLEPLHVVVLTGVLALVGSRVAALVVLEFSLRAISTVLSLSKGAHSSQLYLLCQYSLGCGVSCGLSFLLEGAPHGTCNLLLAAGLAGLLATYARRLARHVCTLYELHSRARYCGICILLLASGHGIPQLLRNALAVTFTVADLAAVALINRDFLSTAEAVRFWTPLTICYTLLVIYMQAGLPDGAGTDGRPLHPPPHCRPLDRRPPRLHLAAGRALVSAPRRHHAGGVPAAGEMGSPPCHDARMRGWRQP; encoded by the exons atgttttctctgggGTCCTGGCTGCCGGCGTTGCCCTGGCTGGCATGGGGCTGGGCGCTGCTGGATACGCTCCTGCAAG GGTTGGTGGGTGCCTGCGCCGTCTCGgtgctctgcagcctcctgaAGGTTTATCTCTACATCCAGTGCCTGAA cAACCCGGAGAGACAGGCGGAGAAGGAGGCGATCCGGGCGCAGTGGTGGGTGCTGGAGCCGCTGCACGTGGTGGTGCTGACGGGCGTGCTGGCGCTGGTGGGCTCCCGCGTGGCCGCGCTGGTGGTGCTGGAGTTCTCCCTGCGTGCCATCTCCACCGTCCTCTCCCTCAGCAAG GGCGCCCACAGCAGCCAGCTCTACCTGCTGTGCCAGTACTCGCTGGGCTGCGGGGTGTCCTGCGGCCTCAGCTTCTTGCTGGAAGGGGCTCCCCACGGGACCTGCAACCTGCTGCTggcggcggggctggcggggctgcTGGCCACCTACGCCCGGCGTCTGGCTCGTCACGTCTGCACCCTCTACGAGCTGCACAGCCGAGCACGTTACTGCGGCAtctgcatcctcctcctcgccTCCGGTCACGGCATCCCCCAGCTGCTCCGGAATGCTTTGGCCGTCACCTTCACCGTGGCCGACCTGGCCGCCGTGGCACTCATCAACCGGGATTTCCTCTCCACGGCGGAGGCCGTTCGCTTCTGGACGCCGCTCACCATCTGCTACACGCTGCTGGTCATCTACATGCAAG CCGGTTTACCAGACGGTGCTGGTACGGATGGGCggcctcttcatcctcctcctcactgtcGGCCGTTGGACCGACGTCCTCCACGTCTTCATCTCGCTGCTGGGAGAGCTCTGGTGTCTGCTCCGCGCCGGCATCATGCTGGAGGTGTGCCGGCGGCAGGTGAGATGGGGTCACCTCCCTGCCACGATGCCAGGATGAGGGGCTGGCGGCAGCCCTGA
- the LOC129215959 gene encoding transmembrane protein 82-like isoform X5 — MFSLGSWLPALPWLAWGWALLDTLLQGESPRGWRGDGLGTSWGMSVNRCCLFPAGLVGACAVSVLCSLLKVYLYIQCLNNPERQAEKEAIRAQWWVLEPLHVVVLTGVLALVGSRVAALVVLEFSLRAISTVLSLSKGAHSSQLYLLCQYSLGCGVSCGLSFLLEGAPHGTCNLLLAAGLAGLLATYARRLARHVCTLYELHSRARYCGICILLLASGHGIPQLLRNALAVTFTVADLAAVALINRDFLSTAEAVRFWTPLTICYTLLVIYMQEEPRQSSGRQPVYQTVLVRMGGLFILLLTVGRWTDVLHVFISLLGELWCLLRAGIMLEVCRRQDFAQQSRLDRRLGSGLGSEEAS; from the exons atgttttctctgggGTCCTGGCTGCCGGCGTTGCCCTGGCTGGCATGGGGCTGGGCGCTGCTGGATACGCTCCTGCAAGGTGAGAGCCCCCGGGGGTGGCGTGGGGACGGCTTGGGGACATCCTGGGGGATGTCGGTGAACCgctgctgccttttccctgcAGGGTTGGTGGGTGCCTGCGCCGTCTCGgtgctctgcagcctcctgaAGGTTTATCTCTACATCCAGTGCCTGAA cAACCCGGAGAGACAGGCGGAGAAGGAGGCGATCCGGGCGCAGTGGTGGGTGCTGGAGCCGCTGCACGTGGTGGTGCTGACGGGCGTGCTGGCGCTGGTGGGCTCCCGCGTGGCCGCGCTGGTGGTGCTGGAGTTCTCCCTGCGTGCCATCTCCACCGTCCTCTCCCTCAGCAAG GGCGCCCACAGCAGCCAGCTCTACCTGCTGTGCCAGTACTCGCTGGGCTGCGGGGTGTCCTGCGGCCTCAGCTTCTTGCTGGAAGGGGCTCCCCACGGGACCTGCAACCTGCTGCTggcggcggggctggcggggctgcTGGCCACCTACGCCCGGCGTCTGGCTCGTCACGTCTGCACCCTCTACGAGCTGCACAGCCGAGCACGTTACTGCGGCAtctgcatcctcctcctcgccTCCGGTCACGGCATCCCCCAGCTGCTCCGGAATGCTTTGGCCGTCACCTTCACCGTGGCCGACCTGGCCGCCGTGGCACTCATCAACCGGGATTTCCTCTCCACGGCGGAGGCCGTTCGCTTCTGGACGCCGCTCACCATCTGCTACACGCTGCTGGTCATCTACATGCAAG AGGAGCCACGGCAGAGTTCTGGCAGGCAGCCGGTTTACCAGACGGTGCTGGTACGGATGGGCggcctcttcatcctcctcctcactgtcGGCCGTTGGACCGACGTCCTCCACGTCTTCATCTCGCTGCTGGGAGAGCTCTGGTGTCTGCTCCGCGCCGGCATCATGCTGGAGGTGTGCCGGCGGCAG GATTTCGCCCAGCAGTCTCGGCTGGATAGGCGGTTGGGATCGGGATTGGGATCAGAGGAGGCATCCTGA
- the LOC129215959 gene encoding transmembrane protein 82-like isoform X6, with amino-acid sequence MFSLGSWLPALPWLAWGWALLDTLLQGLVGACAVSVLCSLLKVYLYIQCLNNPERQAEKEAIRAQWWVLEPLHVVVLTGVLALVGSRVAALVVLEFSLRAISTVLSLSKGAHSSQLYLLCQYSLGCGVSCGLSFLLEGAPHGTCNLLLAAGLAGLLATYARRLARHVCTLYELHSRARYCGICILLLASGHGIPQLLRNALAVTFTVADLAAVALINRDFLSTAEAVRFWTPLTICYTLLVIYMQEEPRQSSGRQPVYQTVLVRMGGLFILLLTVGRWTDVLHVFISLLGELWCLLRAGIMLEVCRRQDFAQQSRLDRRLGSGLGSEEAS; translated from the exons atgttttctctgggGTCCTGGCTGCCGGCGTTGCCCTGGCTGGCATGGGGCTGGGCGCTGCTGGATACGCTCCTGCAAG GGTTGGTGGGTGCCTGCGCCGTCTCGgtgctctgcagcctcctgaAGGTTTATCTCTACATCCAGTGCCTGAA cAACCCGGAGAGACAGGCGGAGAAGGAGGCGATCCGGGCGCAGTGGTGGGTGCTGGAGCCGCTGCACGTGGTGGTGCTGACGGGCGTGCTGGCGCTGGTGGGCTCCCGCGTGGCCGCGCTGGTGGTGCTGGAGTTCTCCCTGCGTGCCATCTCCACCGTCCTCTCCCTCAGCAAG GGCGCCCACAGCAGCCAGCTCTACCTGCTGTGCCAGTACTCGCTGGGCTGCGGGGTGTCCTGCGGCCTCAGCTTCTTGCTGGAAGGGGCTCCCCACGGGACCTGCAACCTGCTGCTggcggcggggctggcggggctgcTGGCCACCTACGCCCGGCGTCTGGCTCGTCACGTCTGCACCCTCTACGAGCTGCACAGCCGAGCACGTTACTGCGGCAtctgcatcctcctcctcgccTCCGGTCACGGCATCCCCCAGCTGCTCCGGAATGCTTTGGCCGTCACCTTCACCGTGGCCGACCTGGCCGCCGTGGCACTCATCAACCGGGATTTCCTCTCCACGGCGGAGGCCGTTCGCTTCTGGACGCCGCTCACCATCTGCTACACGCTGCTGGTCATCTACATGCAAG AGGAGCCACGGCAGAGTTCTGGCAGGCAGCCGGTTTACCAGACGGTGCTGGTACGGATGGGCggcctcttcatcctcctcctcactgtcGGCCGTTGGACCGACGTCCTCCACGTCTTCATCTCGCTGCTGGGAGAGCTCTGGTGTCTGCTCCGCGCCGGCATCATGCTGGAGGTGTGCCGGCGGCAG GATTTCGCCCAGCAGTCTCGGCTGGATAGGCGGTTGGGATCGGGATTGGGATCAGAGGAGGCATCCTGA
- the LOC129215959 gene encoding uncharacterized protein LOC129215959 isoform X3 → MFSLGSWLPALPWLAWGWALLDTLLQGLVGACAVSVLCSLLKVYLYIQCLNNPERQAEKEAIRAQWWVLEPLHVVVLTGVLALVGSRVAALVVLEFSLRAISTVLSLSKGAHSSQLYLLCQYSLGCGVSCGLSFLLEGAPHGTCNLLLAAGLAGLLATYARRLARHVCTLYELHSRARYCGICILLLASGHGIPQLLRNALAVTFTVADLAAVALINRDFLSTAEAVRFWTPLTICYTLLVIYMQAGLPDGAGTDGRPLHPPPHCRPLDRRPPRLHLAAGRALVSAPRRHHAGGVPAAGPALPRLWRCCRGKWRRGSLHPSSSPWCHRRGRRLPRRKPKGRHGQTVPRSRAPIAPGPHRRSTPRYPMEKPAQRSPSLRPRRSSFSLKRPSPCLQRRWVRHCSSWTLQHLPASRSKQASRSGRMQTGTWRGTAPETSVPSATKRWGPGSRRWRRCGSSTTPTASPAGRVTGSWLASATTKKMDAPRVTLATRPRWRSAPSAGG, encoded by the exons atgttttctctgggGTCCTGGCTGCCGGCGTTGCCCTGGCTGGCATGGGGCTGGGCGCTGCTGGATACGCTCCTGCAAG GGTTGGTGGGTGCCTGCGCCGTCTCGgtgctctgcagcctcctgaAGGTTTATCTCTACATCCAGTGCCTGAA cAACCCGGAGAGACAGGCGGAGAAGGAGGCGATCCGGGCGCAGTGGTGGGTGCTGGAGCCGCTGCACGTGGTGGTGCTGACGGGCGTGCTGGCGCTGGTGGGCTCCCGCGTGGCCGCGCTGGTGGTGCTGGAGTTCTCCCTGCGTGCCATCTCCACCGTCCTCTCCCTCAGCAAG GGCGCCCACAGCAGCCAGCTCTACCTGCTGTGCCAGTACTCGCTGGGCTGCGGGGTGTCCTGCGGCCTCAGCTTCTTGCTGGAAGGGGCTCCCCACGGGACCTGCAACCTGCTGCTggcggcggggctggcggggctgcTGGCCACCTACGCCCGGCGTCTGGCTCGTCACGTCTGCACCCTCTACGAGCTGCACAGCCGAGCACGTTACTGCGGCAtctgcatcctcctcctcgccTCCGGTCACGGCATCCCCCAGCTGCTCCGGAATGCTTTGGCCGTCACCTTCACCGTGGCCGACCTGGCCGCCGTGGCACTCATCAACCGGGATTTCCTCTCCACGGCGGAGGCCGTTCGCTTCTGGACGCCGCTCACCATCTGCTACACGCTGCTGGTCATCTACATGCAAG CCGGTTTACCAGACGGTGCTGGTACGGATGGGCggcctcttcatcctcctcctcactgtcGGCCGTTGGACCGACGTCCTCCACGTCTTCATCTCGCTGCTGGGAGAGCTCTGGTGTCTGCTCCGCGCCGGCATCATGCTGGAGGTGTGCCGGCGGCAG GTCCGGCCCTTCCACGGCTTTGGCGATGCTGCCGGGGAAAGTGGAGAAGAGGATCGCTTCATCCGTCTTCATCACCCTGGTGCCACCGCAGAGGGAGGCGGCTGCCAAGGAGAAAACCCAAAGGGAGACACGGTCAGACAGTGCCGAGGTCCCGGGCACCCATCGCCCCCGGACCCCACCGCCGCAGCACCCCACGTTACCCAATGGAG AAACCCGCCCAGCGGTCCCCAAGCCTTCGTCCCCGCCGGTCCTCGTTCTCTCTGAAGCGCCCCAGCCCTTGTCTGCAGAGGCGCTGGGTCCggcactgcagcagctggacCTTGCAGCACCTGCCAGCTTCCAG GAGCAAGCAGGCAAGCCGCAGTGGCAGGATGCAAACGGGTACCTGGAGAGGGACAGCTCCAGAG ACATCTGTGCCTTCTGCCACAAAGCGCTGGGGCCCCGGGAGCCGACGGTGGAGGCGATGCGGAAGCAGTACCACGCCGACTGCTTCACCTGCCGGACGTGTCACCGGCTCCTGGCTGGCCAGCGCTACTACCAAAAAGATGGACGCCCCACGTGTGACACTTGCTACCAG gcCACGCTGGAGAAGTGCGCCAAGTGCCGGGGGCTGA
- the LOC129215959 gene encoding transmembrane protein 82-like isoform X4, with product MFSLGSWLPALPWLAWGWALLDTLLQGLVGACAVSVLCSLLKVYLYIQCLNNPERQAEKEAIRAQWWVLEPLHVVVLTGVLALVGSRVAALVVLEFSLRAISTVLSLSKGAHSSQLYLLCQYSLGCGVSCGLSFLLEGAPHGTCNLLLAAGLAGLLATYARRLARHVCTLYELHSRARYCGICILLLASGHGIPQLLRNALAVTFTVADLAAVALINRDFLSTAEAVRFWTPLTICYTLLVIYMQGSRFTRRCWYGWAASSSSSSLSAVGPTSSTSSSRCWESSGVCSAPASCWRCAGGRISPSSLGWIGGWDRDWDQRRHPDKPWGVTGHQKLRVALPGSLKCGHPPNPPRRRSPMGTKEKGLPEGARPHPMGWGRLGGGSCGPWFWGGPHRALAVLGVCSFIPPGMRDADGCPRPRRLQSRAVTVQGPLGAYKSQKIKGFFPAKSVGRASWRGAWGWPRAAFWRRWVVWFLPRKGN from the exons atgttttctctgggGTCCTGGCTGCCGGCGTTGCCCTGGCTGGCATGGGGCTGGGCGCTGCTGGATACGCTCCTGCAAG GGTTGGTGGGTGCCTGCGCCGTCTCGgtgctctgcagcctcctgaAGGTTTATCTCTACATCCAGTGCCTGAA cAACCCGGAGAGACAGGCGGAGAAGGAGGCGATCCGGGCGCAGTGGTGGGTGCTGGAGCCGCTGCACGTGGTGGTGCTGACGGGCGTGCTGGCGCTGGTGGGCTCCCGCGTGGCCGCGCTGGTGGTGCTGGAGTTCTCCCTGCGTGCCATCTCCACCGTCCTCTCCCTCAGCAAG GGCGCCCACAGCAGCCAGCTCTACCTGCTGTGCCAGTACTCGCTGGGCTGCGGGGTGTCCTGCGGCCTCAGCTTCTTGCTGGAAGGGGCTCCCCACGGGACCTGCAACCTGCTGCTggcggcggggctggcggggctgcTGGCCACCTACGCCCGGCGTCTGGCTCGTCACGTCTGCACCCTCTACGAGCTGCACAGCCGAGCACGTTACTGCGGCAtctgcatcctcctcctcgccTCCGGTCACGGCATCCCCCAGCTGCTCCGGAATGCTTTGGCCGTCACCTTCACCGTGGCCGACCTGGCCGCCGTGGCACTCATCAACCGGGATTTCCTCTCCACGGCGGAGGCCGTTCGCTTCTGGACGCCGCTCACCATCTGCTACACGCTGCTGGTCATCTACATGCAAG GCAGCCGGTTTACCAGACGGTGCTGGTACGGATGGGCggcctcttcatcctcctcctcactgtcGGCCGTTGGACCGACGTCCTCCACGTCTTCATCTCGCTGCTGGGAGAGCTCTGGTGTCTGCTCCGCGCCGGCATCATGCTGGAGGTGTGCCGGCGGCAG GATTTCGCCCAGCAGTCTCGGCTGGATAGGCGGTTGGGATCGGGATTGGGATCAGAGGAGGCATCCTGATAAGCCATGGGGTGTAACCGGGCATCAGAAACTCAGGGTGGCTTTGCCCGGCTCCCTGAAATGTGGGcaccccccaaatcctccccgTCGCAGATCCCCCATGGGGACGAAGGAAAAAGGGCTCCCGGAAGGTGCTCGACCCCATCCCATGGGGTGGGGAAGGTTGGGGGGAGGTTCATGTGGCccttggttttgggggggaccCCACAGGGCTCTGGCGGTGTTGGGGGTTTGCTCCTTCATCCCGCCGGGGATGCGGGATGCTGACGGGTGTCCCCGTCCTCGGCGGCTGCAGAGCCGTGCTGTCACGGTGCAGGGGCCTCTGGGGGCTTATAAATCTCAGAaaataaagggtttttttccagcaaaatctGTGGGCAGAGCGAGCTGGAGAGGGGCTTGGGGATGGCCACGTGCAGCTTTTTGGAGGAGATGGGTGGTGTGGTTCCTCCCcaggaagggaaactga
- the LOC129215959 gene encoding filamin-binding LIM protein 1-like isoform X1 produces MFSLGSWLPALPWLAWGWALLDTLLQGLVGACAVSVLCSLLKVYLYIQCLNNPERQAEKEAIRAQWWVLEPLHVVVLTGVLALVGSRVAALVVLEFSLRAISTVLSLSKGAHSSQLYLLCQYSLGCGVSCGLSFLLEGAPHGTCNLLLAAGLAGLLATYARRLARHVCTLYELHSRARYCGICILLLASGHGIPQLLRNALAVTFTVADLAAVALINRDFLSTAEAVRFWTPLTICYTLLVIYMQGSRFTRRCWYGWAASSSSSSLSAVGPTSSTSSSRCWESSGVCSAPASCWRCAGGRSGPSTALAMLPGKVEKRIASSVFITLVPPQREAAAKEKTQRETRSDSAEVPGTHRPRTPPPQHPTLPNGETRPAVPKPSSPPVLVLSEAPQPLSAEALGPALQQLDLAAPASFQAPSAFPAELRPPKFCQEQAGKPQWQDANGYLERDSSRDICAFCHKALGPREPTVEAMRKQYHADCFTCRTCHRLLAGQRYYQKDGRPTCDTCYQATLEKCAKCRGLITERIVRALGKGYHPGCFSCTACGRAIGTESFAVDEQDEVYCVTDFYRKYAAICSACEHPIVPREDKDTYKIECLGRSFHESCYRCESCRTPLSPEPTENGCYPLDDHLLCKSCHIRWRNESSC; encoded by the exons atgttttctctgggGTCCTGGCTGCCGGCGTTGCCCTGGCTGGCATGGGGCTGGGCGCTGCTGGATACGCTCCTGCAAG GGTTGGTGGGTGCCTGCGCCGTCTCGgtgctctgcagcctcctgaAGGTTTATCTCTACATCCAGTGCCTGAA cAACCCGGAGAGACAGGCGGAGAAGGAGGCGATCCGGGCGCAGTGGTGGGTGCTGGAGCCGCTGCACGTGGTGGTGCTGACGGGCGTGCTGGCGCTGGTGGGCTCCCGCGTGGCCGCGCTGGTGGTGCTGGAGTTCTCCCTGCGTGCCATCTCCACCGTCCTCTCCCTCAGCAAG GGCGCCCACAGCAGCCAGCTCTACCTGCTGTGCCAGTACTCGCTGGGCTGCGGGGTGTCCTGCGGCCTCAGCTTCTTGCTGGAAGGGGCTCCCCACGGGACCTGCAACCTGCTGCTggcggcggggctggcggggctgcTGGCCACCTACGCCCGGCGTCTGGCTCGTCACGTCTGCACCCTCTACGAGCTGCACAGCCGAGCACGTTACTGCGGCAtctgcatcctcctcctcgccTCCGGTCACGGCATCCCCCAGCTGCTCCGGAATGCTTTGGCCGTCACCTTCACCGTGGCCGACCTGGCCGCCGTGGCACTCATCAACCGGGATTTCCTCTCCACGGCGGAGGCCGTTCGCTTCTGGACGCCGCTCACCATCTGCTACACGCTGCTGGTCATCTACATGCAAG GCAGCCGGTTTACCAGACGGTGCTGGTACGGATGGGCggcctcttcatcctcctcctcactgtcGGCCGTTGGACCGACGTCCTCCACGTCTTCATCTCGCTGCTGGGAGAGCTCTGGTGTCTGCTCCGCGCCGGCATCATGCTGGAGGTGTGCCGGCGGCAG GTCCGGCCCTTCCACGGCTTTGGCGATGCTGCCGGGGAAAGTGGAGAAGAGGATCGCTTCATCCGTCTTCATCACCCTGGTGCCACCGCAGAGGGAGGCGGCTGCCAAGGAGAAAACCCAAAGGGAGACACGGTCAGACAGTGCCGAGGTCCCGGGCACCCATCGCCCCCGGACCCCACCGCCGCAGCACCCCACGTTACCCAATGGAG AAACCCGCCCAGCGGTCCCCAAGCCTTCGTCCCCGCCGGTCCTCGTTCTCTCTGAAGCGCCCCAGCCCTTGTCTGCAGAGGCGCTGGGTCCggcactgcagcagctggacCTTGCAGCACCTGCCAGCTTCCAG GCCCCTTCCGCCTTCCCCGCTGAATTGAGGCCGCCCAAATTTTGCCAGGAGCAAGCAGGCAAGCCGCAGTGGCAGGATGCAAACGGGTACCTGGAGAGGGACAGCTCCAGAG ACATCTGTGCCTTCTGCCACAAAGCGCTGGGGCCCCGGGAGCCGACGGTGGAGGCGATGCGGAAGCAGTACCACGCCGACTGCTTCACCTGCCGGACGTGTCACCGGCTCCTGGCTGGCCAGCGCTACTACCAAAAAGATGGACGCCCCACGTGTGACACTTGCTACCAG gcCACGCTGGAGAAGTGCGCCAAGTGCCGGGGGCTGATCACAGAGCGCATCGTCCGTGCCCTGGGCAAGGGCTACCACCctggctgcttctcctgcaCCGCCTGTGGCCGGGCCATCGGCACCGAGAGCTTCGCTGTGGACGAGCAGGATGAGGTGTACTGCGTGACCGACTTTTACAG GAAATACGCTGCGATTTGCAGTGCCTGCGAGCACCCCATCGTCCCCCGTGAGGACAAGGACACCTACAAGATTGAGTGCCTGGGACGCAGTTTCCACGAGAGCTGCTACCGCTGCGAG agctgcaggaCACCCCTGTCACCGGAGCCAACGGAGAACGGGTGCTACCCCCTGGACGACCACCTCCTCTGCAAGTCCTGCCACATCCGATGGCGAAACGAGTCGTCCTGCTAA